GGATAATCCTCTTTCAATAACGCTTGTAAGCGTCTGTAACTATCGCTTTTGTACCACTGAGGGACATTTTCAAAAAATACAATTCGACTCTCTGCAGTTCTAATAATTTCACTTGCAGCAAGTATTAAGTCATTCATGACCCCTTCTAATCCGTGACCTAGAGAACTTGATTCATTACATGGTAATGTTGCAAGTGTTATATCTGCTTTAGGTAAAGTAGAAACGTCACGAAGATCTCCATTAAACAAATAGCTACTTGGGAAGTTATGTGTAAACACTTCTGCGCTATCATCTTCTAACTCTATGGCACCAACGCTTGTAAATGCACCTGTTTCTTCAAAGGCTGCTGTACCAAACCCTGCACCTGCACAAACAGATAGTACAGAAATTCGATTATCGGTTGCTTTCACGAACGTTTCCTTTTCGAATAGATTGAACACCAGTGGTCGAATTACCACTTTGCTTTCTAAGTTTTGGCAGTTTCGATAGACGCTTATTTCTACTTTCTGGCGGACACGAATAATTGATTTATATCGGTTACTAGCTGTATCTACCAGTGGTTGAACATAAGGTGAATCTCCATTGCCGACTTTCCGTCCACTCACTGATACTTGCGTATCCTCAATAGAGATTGGTTGCGTCTGAATAGTGATTTCCTTCGTGACCTCGTCCATGGACACATAAAGAATTTGGCCTTTTTCAAAGCCAGCACGCCTGCATACAAGCGATTGCAACCATACTCTCGGGGTTTCTGGATCATTCTTACTGGATACCGTATACACCTTTTTTAGTAACAATTCCATACCTTCATTTACTTGATTTTTATTACTATTAATTTGTTCCTCTCGTTCCGCTGTACAATTCATATAAATAACACCCTTCCCAAAAGTTTTGTATCTATTACTTTCGTGTGAAAATGCAAAAAAGCCTTTGGGTTGTTTGGTTGCATAGCAAAAAAGAAAAAATGCTATGGTACACAAACAGCCCAAAGGCTTGAAATAGTCGTCACCGCAGAATCACACCAAAAAGTGGATTTGCATTAAAAATAAAAAGTAAAAGATCTACATACAGTATACGAGTTTTCTTTGACTTACTCAATCTTATATTCAGGTATTTCTGTAAATCCTTTTGGTAGCTCTGTTTTCCCTCCATACTCACACATTAAAATATTGGAGTTTACTTTTGCTGAAATTATATTTTTTGCTAGGTCTAATTCCATTTTAGATAATGTGGTAAATCCACATTTTAAATGGCCTTCAATGTTTCCCTCCACATTTCTCATGTCGAAAAATAAAAACCAATAGGATACTTGATTGTTAATATCGTTACTGATTGTTCTTTGTTTTTCCATAGTACATTTCCCCTTTTATAGAAGTTTAAGTCAAGAACAAAAAAGCACCGCTAAACAGAGAGGTATCCCTCTTGTTTAGCGGTGCTTCCGCTTTTGTTACAGTATTGACTTAGATTAATTATAGCATCTCCATATTTACTGTCAATACTATATTATTAAAACTACAAAGGACCACAAGAAATGATATGCTCTATGTTTCATATATGGCTAGATATAGAAAAAACCGATAGAAGAATATTACTCCTAGTCTCAGTTTTGTAGAAGAATCAATACAATTGATTCCTCATTGTTATTCCTGTTATAGCAATATCCCTCACTACTTTCTTTACAGAGAACGTGGTCAGGAACAGTTGAATTAATGGTAACAAATTTACGTTGTTTTTCAATAGTTCCTTTTGATGTGATCCTTTGCTCGTATTCTCGAAATTCTTTCTGTAAACGACTAAATCGGTTGAACCACAGTAAGCATTTAATTATCTTTTCACTTTTCTTTCTTTACATTATGTGTCGACAGCTACTTAAAGTTAAGCACTTTTTTACCTGAATTACCCTTTAAAGTATTTTTCTCTTATATTTTCTTTGAAATCTAGTAAAGGTGTTGCACAATAACCTGTTTGATTGAAATCTAACGTTGGATACGCTTTGATTTTGGATTTTATCGCTATACCAGACTGCTCTAGTTTTATTATGTGGGAGTTATAACGCTTGATTAATGCGGTTTGGGGCGTTACTTCACCTGTGCTGCTGTCTACCCATCTTACACGATTATAATTTTGCATTATTACTAGAGCTTCGAAATGAGTCGCTATTTTATTTTCTTTCTTGAATGATTTTAAATCTCTTTCATCTATACTTATTTGCTCACAAAATTCTTTTAACGTAACTATCTATACCCCATTGTAGATGATGAAAGGAATTTTACTTATTTTCGGGGGTCTCACACCTTTATATTTGCTCAGAAATGTTACTAAGATATCAAGTGCTTTAATAAAATCGACCTCTATCTTTTTACTTAGGGTTCTTACTATGTCTATGGATAACCCGTTTGCATCTGTTAGTTCTCTTTGCGTGCTGTAGGTTACCCCTTTATACGTATAGGAGTGTTGTGAGGTTCTGGGCGCTACTGCTTTTAATATCGATTTTTCCAAAGACCATCCTTGATGCATACGCTTTATGACAGAAGTTATTTGTACTCCGTAGTGATTACTAAGTTCTATAAGGTTATTGTAGAGTTTACCTTCAAATTCTACGGTTTCGTTATTTAAGAGTTCCGTTACTACGATTTCTGGATTATGGCCGGTCGATATTCTTTTAACTAGTATGTTGTAATCAATACCGTAGTATTCAGATAGTAAAATGACGTTTTTATGCGTTTTACCGAATACTGTTAAGCTATATTTTGAGTATCCCATGTTTACGGCTTCTTCTGGAGTATCTCCTGTCTTGATACGCCCGTATAATACAGACGGTTCTATGTTGTAGGATTCCGCTAAATGTCTTAGGCTTGTATAACTCTTACCGAAGGCTAAAACATTGTATCCGTTCTTTTCCTTTTTATCGCTGTTATCTGCAGACAAATTTTTACCTCTTTCAAAATAATTTGTTATAAAATACTCCGGACTTAGTAAAAAACTTTATTTCTCAATAAAGATACATTAATCAGCACATATCTCTTCATCAATTAAATCCAAGTACCTGTCCCAACATTTTTCGCAATAGATAGATCCTTCCCACTTCGTGTAGTTATCTTTTTCTCTTTGCTTTTCTTGGCAGGTATGACAAATAATCAGTTCAATAATAATCGCAGTCATTTTGAATTCTCCTCTCGTTCGATGTTCCTTCGAATTGCTTCTTCAATGTATTCACTCATAGTCATGTCTCTTTGATTAGATATGTCCTGTAACGAATCCAACAAATTGCTCGGTAAGTCCACAGTAGTACGCCTATAACCGCTGATTAGATTCCATGCTCCATGCACTTGCTCTACTTCACCTAATTGAAGGAATGACATGATAAGGCCTTCTGTAATCGTTTCTGGTACAGGTATAGACAATTTCATCAAACCACTCTTTATTGACAATGCAATCTCTGTATCATGCTCTCTCAAACGGATGTTTTCAATCCCCCATACTTGATAGACAAAATCGAGAAACTCAAATGATTCAACCAAATTTTTCGGTAGCAAGAAATCCGTGTATGCAACTGCGCGTTTATTTGTTTGATGAATTAAATATGCTGCCTCATACTGAAATTTATTGATTCCGTCTTCGTAAGGGATCCATGTACGTGATTGTAAATAAAATCCCCATTCAAGATTTTCATTCCGTAGCACTCGAATATCCTGACCATTAGGGGCAAGAAATCTTTGATAAAGTGCAATGTCATGCTTTGATTCGTAAAATTCAGCCCGTAAACCGCGTCTGGGAGTCGTCCGAAGAACTACCTGTTGAATCTGTTCAGCCAATTCATCAGATATGGAGTAGCCTTTCGCTTCGTCTCCCAGCAGTATTTCATCAATGGGGAGATTGTTCTCTTTAATGATTGTATAGATTCTCGAAACTGGTACGCCTAATTGTTTCGCCAGTTCTGAAGGACGTAGACCCGTAGGTTTGTTGCGTCTGCGTTCTTCTGCAAGGGCATCGACTTCTTCTCTCTTATACCTGGCTTCACGAACCAACCGCTGCGGATCCGATATCTTAATGATTTTCTTTTGTTTAGCATAATGGTAAACAGTTGGTTTAGAAACACCTAGTATATCTGCCACTTCTTGTCGTGTGTACCATTCATTCACTTCAATCACCTTTTCTCTTTGGTTATAACAACAACAGTTGTTTCGTAAGCATTTGACTTGTTCTCGAAAGTAAATAGCAATCCAATTAACACCATCATATAACCTAAAGTCATTAAATCAAACATATACCAGGTTATCCTTTAGATTTATTAGCATTTAAGGATTCTGAGGAAGAAGTAGCTATTCTTTAAACCCGTAGCTACTTGAGTAATTATCAATGGACCAAATTCCTCTGCCTGCATTCTTAGCCTCATCTTGTGCCTTCTCATAAGTTTCCAGATAACGTGTATTGGGGGGCGTGATATAAGCGATTCGAGCAAGTCCTTCCATTACAAGAATCTCGCCTATATTGACTTTATCTATGTATACATACGCAAGTAATCTTCCATATTTATCCATTCTTTCCCCTACGTCGAATTCTATAGAAACAACACCACTTTTCAGCAATTCTTTATTACGAATTTTAGCTTCTATTCCAAAGGGTTGATTTTTACCATTTGTCACTTCGGGGGTATCCAAAAGTAAATATCTTACATTTATAACTTTATTATCATATCTAATTTTAATCGTATCGCCGTCTATTACGGATATTAATTCGACTGGTATCTGTTCGGTGGTGCCGCCTGTTTCAATTTTATTAGCGGGCGCCGTCGTTTCCGGCTGTGCGTTATCTGAACCAAGCAGATCACCTAAAATGCTATCTACTTTATCTTTACCAACGGATAGTCCTTCTTCCACCTTTTTCTGCCCTTCTTGCGTCGCTTTTTCAACGACTTTACCCACCTCTTCTTCAACTTTTTTATTGATTTCTTCAGATAACTCATCTGTTGGAACCGAGCAAGCCGTTAATATAACGGCGCAAAGCAGTACTAAAAAATTATAGAAAAACTTCATGTGCCCTATACCTCCTATAAGATTTATTAATCAACATATAATTTTCTTTCAGAACCTGTCGGTTGTACTGTTTTGGATTTTCTTGATTCGTTGTCAGATGAATGTTCGATATGCACAGTACGACTGGAATTTACATCTTCTATTTGTTCCTGTTTATCCAAAGAGTAATTTAGAAGGAGGTGTAGAGAAGTCACTGAGTACTGGGTCATAGCTTTCAATGCCAAGTGATGGAATTGTATAGATTTTCTCAGCAACGCCGAAATTCTGAGTTGTGATTGCTTGGTAGAATGCTTCAACAGCTTCTTTCGCTTCTTTCATATTGATTTCAACCTGTTGCTTGTCATGCTCTAATGCATCAGTTGTAGCGCCCGTCTGATGCGGCACCCAAAGTATAAAG
This genomic window from Sporosarcina sp. FSL K6-1508 contains:
- a CDS encoding DNA cytosine methyltransferase, with protein sequence MNCTAEREEQINSNKNQVNEGMELLLKKVYTVSSKNDPETPRVWLQSLVCRRAGFEKGQILYVSMDEVTKEITIQTQPISIEDTQVSVSGRKVGNGDSPYVQPLVDTASNRYKSIIRVRQKVEISVYRNCQNLESKVVIRPLVFNLFEKETFVKATDNRISVLSVCAGAGFGTAAFEETGAFTSVGAIELEDDSAEVFTHNFPSSYLFNGDLRDVSTLPKADITLATLPCNESSSLGHGLEGVMNDLILAASEIIRTAESRIVFFENVPQWYKSDSYRRLQALLKEDYPYWSEKTLESHEFTSIARRKRGYACAFRSKEDFLAFEFPKPPKSPRRKKLREFFNKSDAQNYEWKSVDSWKKNFNDRGKNGGSWKDRSLEKTFVASDATELQCIPKRYTSQTASNSYVLSDDRKSFRFLTIQELMKIFRVPAWFSLTENIGKIRSYEMIGQSVDGGIFQAIGNKIAEVFFKNRKNTVKEESKYHLQLNSNEQLGFVF
- a CDS encoding helix-turn-helix domain-containing protein, producing MIEVNEWYTRQEVADILGVSKPTVYHYAKQKKIIKISDPQRLVREARYKREEVDALAEERRRNKPTGLRPSELAKQLGVPVSRIYTIIKENNLPIDEILLGDEAKGYSISDELAEQIQQVVLRTTPRRGLRAEFYESKHDIALYQRFLAPNGQDIRVLRNENLEWGFYLQSRTWIPYEDGINKFQYEAAYLIHQTNKRAVAYTDFLLPKNLVESFEFLDFVYQVWGIENIRLREHDTEIALSIKSGLMKLSIPVPETITEGLIMSFLQLGEVEQVHGAWNLISGYRRTTVDLPSNLLDSLQDISNQRDMTMSEYIEEAIRRNIEREENSK
- a CDS encoding thermonuclease family protein — translated: MKFFYNFLVLLCAVILTACSVPTDELSEEINKKVEEEVGKVVEKATQEGQKKVEEGLSVGKDKVDSILGDLLGSDNAQPETTAPANKIETGGTTEQIPVELISVIDGDTIKIRYDNKVINVRYLLLDTPEVTNGKNQPFGIEAKIRNKELLKSGVVSIEFDVGERMDKYGRLLAYVYIDKVNIGEILVMEGLARIAYITPPNTRYLETYEKAQDEAKNAGRGIWSIDNYSSSYGFKE